A genomic region of Trifolium pratense cultivar HEN17-A07 linkage group LG3, ARS_RC_1.1, whole genome shotgun sequence contains the following coding sequences:
- the LOC123914944 gene encoding uncharacterized protein LOC123914944, translating to MIFFSFGGSSPVQGKLVPHCSTKQKIHDNDEENIEERDFGFACTEVQEMHIFADEIFENGKIRPILNSSDQSLLFFPNPNNDASYISPPIKKNFIENSIKPFSRSGGIPNELQNDPLQNMTLVEINASSECYTKSNSTGTSNLWRFRQNLNLRSYSDHKDSFVLMNPSVPKKSNKSKVENITVKKRKDEKRKSELSAYEKIYVTNKTRKETNKRKSFLPYKHQLFGLFTNKNGLSRNLHPF from the coding sequence atgattttttttagttttggtgGATCTTCTCCCGTCCAAGGTAAACTCGTTCCACATTGTAGCaccaaacaaaaaattcacGACAACGATGAAGAGAATATTGAGGAACGGGACTTTGGCTTTGCATGCACCGAAGTCCAAGAAATGCATATATTTGCCGATGAGATAtttgaaaatggaaaaataCGACCAATACTCAATAGTTCGGACCAATCTCTTCTCTTCTTTCCCAACCCAAATAATGATGCCTCGTATATTAGTCCACCGATAAAGAAGAATTTTATTGAGAATTCCATAAAACCATTCTCAAGATCAGGTGGTATTCCAAATGAACTTCAAAATGATCCGTTACAAAATATGACACTGGTTGAGATCAATGCTTCGAGTGAGTGTTATACAAAAAGCAACTCAACAGGGACATCAAATTTGTGGAGATTTCGACAAAACTTGAATCTTCGAAGTTACAGTGACCATAAGGATTCTTTTGTTTTAATGAATCCTTCGGTTCCAAAAAAATCCAACAAGTCAAAGGTAGAAAACATAACCGTTAAAAAGAGGAAGGATGAGAAACGCAAAAGTGAATTATCGGCTTATGAGAAGATTTATGTGACTAATAAAACAAGGAAAGAGACCAACAAACGAAAATCATTTTTGCCGTACAAACACCAATTATTCGGGCTATTTACCAACAAGAATGGATTGAGTAGGAATCTGCACCCTTTTTGA
- the LOC123914945 gene encoding uncharacterized protein LOC123914945, with product MQKTSTNIKMLRVQALSIICTPHPFLDFSGFAPIPYKFGPYYGTQRKINNDALFDIYGFPTVQKKLDSYCSTNLQINNDAFFSFGGSSPVQGKLVPHCSTKQKIHDNDEENIEERDFGFACTEVQEMHIFADEIFENGKIRPILHSSDQSLLFFPNPNNDASYISPPIKKNFIENSIKPHSRSGGIPNEFQNDPLQNMTLVEINASSECYTKSNSTGTSNLWRFRQNLNLRSNSDHKDSFVLMNPSVPKKSNKSKVENIAVKKRKDEKRKSELSAYEKIYVTNKTRKESNKRKSFLPYKHQLFGLFTNKNGLSRNLHPF from the coding sequence ATGCAGAAAACATCCACAAATATTAAGATGCTAAGAGTGCAAGCGCTATCAATCATATGTACACCTCACCCTTTTCTAGATTTTTCTGGATTTGCTCCCATTCCATATAAGTTTGGTCCATATTATGGAACACAACGAAAAATTAACAATGACGCTCTTTTTGATATTTATGGGTTTCCTACCGTACAAAAGAAACTTGATTCCTATTGTAGCACAAACTTACAAATTAATAACGATGctttttttagttttggtgGATCTTCTCCCGTCCAAGGTAAACTCGTTCCACATTGTAGCaccaaacaaaaaattcacGACAACGATGAAGAGAATATTGAGGAACGGGACTTTGGCTTTGCATGCACCGAAGTCCAAGAAATGCATATATTTGCCGATGAAATAtttgaaaatggaaaaataCGACCAATACTCCATAGTTCGGACCAATCTCTTCTCTTCTTTCCCAACCCAAATAATGATGCCTCGTATATTAGTCCACCGATAAAGAAGAATTTTATTGAGAATTCCATAAAACCACACTCAAGATCAGGTGGTATTCCaaatgaatttcaaaatgatccGTTACAAAATATGACACTGGTTGAGATCAATGCTTCGAGTGAGTGTTATACAAAAAGCAACTCAACAGGGACATCAAATTTGTGGAGATTTCGACAAAACTTGAATCTTCGAAGTAACAGTGACCATAAGGATTCTTTTGTTTTAATGAATCCTTCGGTTCCAAAAAAATCCAACAAGTCAAAGGTAGAAAACATAGCCGTTAAAAAGAGGAAGGATGAGAAACGCAAAAGTGAATTATCGGCTTATGAGAAGATTTATGTGACTAATAAAACAAGGAAAGAGAGCAACAAACGAAAATCATTTTTGCCGTACAAACACCAATTATTCGGGCTATTTACCAACAAGAATGGATTGAGTAGGAATCTGCACCCTTTTTGA